The Ectothiorhodospiraceae bacterium 2226 region CGTCCTTGGCTTCCTCGACGCCCGCCACGTCGGCGAAGGTGACCTTGACCTGGTCCTCGCCGAGCATGCGCGCCTTGCTCTTGCCGAACGACATGGCGCCGCGGCCGCCCGCGCCGCCCTGCATCTGGCGCATAAAGTAGAGCCAGACCGCGATCAAGAGCAGCATCGGGAACCAGGAGATGAAGATCTGCATCAGCAGCGACTGCTGCTCGGGCGGGCGCGCGTCGATCGCCACACCGGCGTCCAACAGGTCGCCGATCAGACCGGGATCGCCCGGGCTGAAGGTCTGGAAGCGCGTGCCGTTGACCATTTCGCCGCGGATCTCACGGCCCTCGATCACGACGCGGCTGACCTGCCCCTGATTAACGCTGCTAATGAATTGCGAGTATTCAACCTGCTCGGCCTGCGGGGTACGCGGTGGGCCGAAGTTGTTGAACACCGACATCAAAATGATGGCGATGACGACCCACAAGATGAGATTCTTGGCTATGTCGTTCAAAATCCATGCCTCGTGTGAGAATCAGGGCGGGACGTTCGGCGACGCAGCGTGGCTGCGTCCGTCGCCACCCCGCAGGTTTGACGCGGCGCCTGACGGCGCCACCGGCCGCCGCAGCGCCGGTTCGGCATCTAGCGTGATGTTAGAACTCTACTATAAACGGGAGTTCCGGGCCACCAGGTACACCTCCGGCGAGCGCGGCCGTGAGGCCGCCGGTTTGCGCACGTCCACGCGCTCGAAGCCTTGCCGTAGCTCCCGAACCAGCGCGTCGAAACCCTCGCCCTGAAACGTTTTCGCGACCCAGTCGCCCCCGGGACGGAGCACCTCGCGCGCCAACTCCAGCGCGAGTTCCGCCAGGGCGATGGCGCGTGGCTGGTCGACCGCTTTGGTCCCGCTGATGTTAGGCGCCATATCCGACAGCACAAGGTCGACCGGCCGTCCCTCGAGGGCATCGAGCAGCGCCCGATAGGGTTCTTCCTCGCGGAAGTCGCCTTGCACCACCGTCACGCCGGCGATGGGCTCGATCGGCAACAAGTCGAGCGCAATCACCCTTCCCTGCGGCGCCACCCGGCGCGCCGCGTATTGCGCCCAGCCACCGGGCGCGGCGCCCAGATCGACCACCGTCATACCCGGGCGTAGCAGGCCGTAGCGCTCGTCCAGCTCCTGCAGCTTGTAGACCGCGCGGGCACGCCAACCCTCCTGCTGGGCCCGCTTGACGTATGGGTCATCGAAATGCTCGCGTAGCCAGCGATGGCTGCTCTTACTGCGTCCCATGGCCCTGTCCCGCCGCACCCCGCGCCAGCGCCCGACGCATCGCCCGGCGCGTGCGCCAAATGAGCCACAGCGCCGCACCGCCGCCAAAGGCCGCCAACAGCGCGAGATGCTCCGCCGGGCCCGGCACGAGCCGGCCGCCGACCAACCACACCAGGGGCGCTACCAGGAGAATCACCCCCAGCTCGAACTTCACCCCGTTCAAAGGGCTTGCCGACACTGCCCAGGTGCCGCGCCGCTCGGTTACACTATGCGATTCCGTCGGTTCCGGCCGTTCCACGTTAGAGGTTTCCGGTTTCATGGCATTGAATGAAAAACAGCGGCAGTTTTTGCGAGGACTCGCCCACAGCCGCAAGCCGGTGGTGATCGTCGGGCAGGCGGGCGTGAGCGATACGGTAGTGGCGGAGATCGACGCGGCGCTGAACCATCACGAGCTCATCAAGGTACGCGTGAACGCATCCGACCGGGAGGCGCGCCGCGCCATGACGGAGGACATCGCACAGCGCACGGGCGCGGAACTGGTGCAGAGCATCGGCCACGTGGCCTCTTTCTACCGGTCGTCCGAGCGGGCCCGCATCACGCTGCCCTGAGCGCCTCAGCGGCTCACACGTAGCGCACCGCCAGGATCTCGAATTCCTTCTCCCCGCCGGGGGCCTGAACCAGCGCCACCTCGCCCTCCTCCTTGCCGATCAGGGCACGGGCGATGGGCGAGTTGACCGAAATCAGGCCGGCCTTGATGTCGGCCTCGTCCTCGCCGACGATCTGATAGGTCACCTCGGCGCCGGAGGCCTCGTCCGCCAGATCCACGGTGGCGCCGAACACCACCTTGCCGCTGGGGTTCAGCGTGGTGACGTCGATGATCTGCGCGTTGGCGAGCTTGCCCTCCAACTCGGCGATACGGCCTTCGATGAAGCCTTGCTGCTCGCGCGCGGCGTGATACTCGGCGTTCTCCTTGAGATCGCCGTGTGCGCGGGCCTCCGCGATCGCCTTGATCACATTTGGCCGATCCACGCTCTTCAAACGCTGCAGCTCTTCGCGCAACTTCTCCGCGCCCCTGGCGGTCAACGGTACCTTGCCGTTCATCCCAACAACTCCTGATGTAGATCCTGCAAACGATACACGTCGGCCGCCTCGCGCCCCTTGAGCGCGAGACACATGGCCTGCGCCCCGGCCAAGGTGGTGGCATACGTCACCTTGCGATTCAGGGCGTTGCGGCGAATGGTGAACGAGTCCGCGATCGCCTGCTTGCCCTGCGTCGTGTTGACGATGAGGCTGATCTCGTCGTTCTTGATCATGTCCACAATGTGTGGCCGACCCTCGGTGACCTTGTTCACCCGGGTACAGGCGATCCCGGCCGCCTCGAGCACGTCGGCGGTGCCGCGCGTGGCGATGATCTCAAAGCCGACATCCACGAGATCCCGCGCCACGCGCGCGATCTCGCACTTGTCGGCCTGGCGCACGCTGAGGAACGCGCGCCCTTCCACGGGCAGGCTCATGCCGGTGCCGCGCAGCGCCTTGGCGAAGGCCTCGCCGAAGGTGCGCCCGACCCCCATCACCTCGCCGGTGGACTTCATCTCCGGCCCGAGCAAGGAATCCACGCCCGGGAATTTGATGAACGGGAACACGGCCTCTTTCACTGAGTAATACCGCGGCACGACCTCTTCGGTCAAACCCTGCTCCGGCAGGGAACGCCCCGCCATGCAGCGCGCCGCCACCTTGGCGAGCGGCACGCCGATCGCCTTGGAGACGAACGGCACCGTGCGCGAGGCGCGCGGATTGACCTCCAGGACGAAGATACGCTCGCCCTGAATGGCGAACTGCGTGTTCATCAGACCGATCACGTTGAGGGCGCGGGCCATCTTGGCGACCTGCTCGCGCAGCTCGTCCTGCACCGTGGTGGGCAGCCCATAGGGCGGCAGCGAACACGCGGAGTCGCCCGAGTGCACGCCTGCCTGCTCGATGTGCTCCATGATGCCACCGATGAAGACGTTCTCGCCGTCGCAAACCGCGTCCACGTCGACCTCGATCGCGTCGTCCAGGAAGCGATCGAGCAGCACCGGCGAGTCATTGGAGACCAGCACCGCGTCGCGCATGTAGCGACGCAGATCCTCTTCGTTGTACACGATCTCCATGGCGCGCCCGCCGAGCACATAGGAGGGCCGCACCACCAGCGGATAGCCGATCTCCTCGGCCAGCTGCACGGCCTGCTCCGGATCGCGCGCGGTGCGGTTCGGGGGCTGCAGCAGCCCCTCGCCCTCCAGCATGCGCTGGAAGCGCTCGCGATCCTCGGCGAGATCGATCGAATCGGGCGTGGTGCCGATGATGGGCGCGCCGGCCTTCTCCAGGTCACGCGCGAGCTTGAGCGGTGTCTGCCCGCCGTACTGCACGATGATGCCTTTCGGGTTCTCGACGTGCACGATCTCCAGCACGTCCTCCAGCGTCAGCGGCTCGAAGTACAGGCGATCCGAGGTGTCGTAGTCGGTCGACACCGTCTCGGGATTGCAGTTGACCATGATGGTCTCATAGCCGTCCTCGCGCATGGCGAGCGCCGCGTGCACACAGCAGTAATCGAACTCGATGCCCTGGCCGATGCGATTGGGCCCGCCGCCCAGCACCATGATCTTCTCGCGCTGGGTCGGTTCGGCTTCACACTCTTCGTCATAGGTCGAGTACATGTAGGCCGTGGTGGAGGCGAACTCCGCGGCGCAGCTGTCCACGCGCTTGAATACCGGCCGCACGTTCGCGCCGTGACGCGCGTCGCGCACCTTCTGTTCGTGCACGCCCAGCAACTGGGCGATGCGCCGGTCGGAAAAGCCCTTGCGCTTGAGGCTGCGCCACTCGCCGGCATCCAGCGCGTCGAGCGCCTTGCCCCGCAGGTCCTGCTCGATCTCCACCAGCTCCTGGATGTGGATCAGGAACCAGGGGTCGATGCTCGACTGTTCGTGCACCTCTTCCATGGTCATGCCGAGCCGGAAGGCATCCGCCACGTACCACAGGCGGTCCGGACCCGGGAAACGCAACTCGTGGCGCACCCGATCCTGCGCCTCGGGATCGTTCGGGTCGACCTTCTCGTTCAGCCCGTCGACCGAGGTCTCCAGACCGCGCAGCGCCTTCTGCAGCGATTCCTGGAAGGTGCGGCCGATGGCCATCACCTCGCCCACCGACTTCATCTGCGTGGTCAGGCGCGCCTCCGCCTGGGGAAACTTCTCGAAGGTGAAGCGCGGCACCTTGGTGACCACGTAGTCGATGCTCGGCTCGAACGAAGCCGGCGTGACGCCGCCGGTGATCTCGTTGCGCAGTTCGTCCAGCGTGTAGCCGACGGCGAGCTTGGCGGCGACCTTGGCGATCGGGAAGCCGGTGGCCTTGGAGGCCAGCGCCGAGGAGCGCGACACGCGCGGGTTCATCTCGATGATGATCATGCGCCCGTCGGCCGGATTGATGGCGAACTGCACGTTGGAGCCGCCGGTATCCACCCCGATCTCGCGCAACACCGCCAGCGAGGCGTTGCGCATGATCTGGTATTCCTTGTCGGTCAGCGTCTGCGCCGGCGCCACGGTGATCGAATCGCCGGTGTGCACACCCATCGGATCGAGGTTCTCGATGGAACACACGATGATGCAGTTGTCCTTGCTGTCGCGCACCACCTCCATCTCGTACTCTTTCCAGCCGAGCACGGACTCCTCGATCAACAATTCGTTGGTCGGCGAGAGGTCCAGGCCGCGCTCGCAGATCTCGACGAACTCTTCCTTGTTGTAGGCGATGCCGCCGCCCGAGCCGCCCAGCGTGAACGACGGGCGGATGATGGCCGGGAAGCCGATCTCGGCCTGCACCCGCAGCGCCTCGTCCAGGCTGTGCGCGACGTCCGAGCGCGGCGTGGCGAGGCCGATGTTCTTCATCGCCTGGCGGAACAGGTCGCGGTCCTCGGCCTTGTCGATGGCCTGCTCGCTCGCGCCGATCAGCCGCACGCCAAACTTCTCGAGCACGCCGTTGCGCGCGAGGTCCAGCGCACAATTGAGCGCGGTCTGACCGCCCATGGTGGGGAGCACCGCGTCGGGGCGTTCGCGCTCGATGATGCGCGCCACCGTCTGCCAGTCGATGGGCTCGATGTAGGTGGCGTCGGCCAGCTCCGGGTCGGTCATGATGGTGGCCGGATTGGAATTCACCAGCACCACGCGGTAGCCCTCGTCGCGCAGGGCCTTGCAGGCCTGGGCGCCGGAGTAGTCGAACTCGCACGCCTGCCCGATGACGATGGGGCCGGCGCCGATGATCAGTATGCTTTCAATGTCGGTGCGTTTGGGCATAGGTCCTTGCCGGTGCTAGCGCGCCGCCTTGCGGATCAAGTCGACGAAGTGATCGAACAGATGCCCCACGTCGTGGGGACCCGGACTGGCCTCCGGATGGCCCTGGAAGCTGAACGCGGGGCGATCCGTGCGGTGGATGCCCTGGAGTGTGCCGTCGAACAGCGAACGGTGCGTGGCGCGCAGGTTCGCCGGCAGGGTCGCCTCGTCGACCGCGAAGCCATGGTTCTGGCTGGTAATGAGCACGCGCCCGGTGTCGACCTCCTGCACCGGGTGATTGGCCCCGTGGTGCCCGGTCTTCATCTTCACCGTACGCGCCCCGCACGCCAGGCCGAGGATCTGGTGCCCGAGGCAGATACCGAAGGTGGGCAGGCCGCGGTCCACGACCTCGGCGCACGCCTCGATGGCGTAGGTGCAGGGCTCGGGATCGCCGGGGCCGTTGGAGAAGAACACGCCCGCGGGGTCGAGCTTGAGCACGTCGGCAACGGGTGTCTTGGCCGGCACGACCGTGACGCGGCAACCGCGATCGGCCAGCATGCGCAGGATGTTTCGCTTGATGCCGTAGTCGTAAGCCACCACGTGATGAGGAAAGTCCCGGGGCTGGTGCACCCCCTCCTCCAGCGACCACGTGCCTTCGGTCCACGGGTAGGGTTCCTGGCAACAGACTTGCTGCGCGAGGTCCATCCCCTTCAACCCCGGGAAGGCGCGCGCCGCCGCCAGCGCGGCATCGGCATCCACCGCCTCGCCCGCCACGATGCAGCCGTTCTGCGCGCCCTTCTCGCGCAGCAGACGCGTCAACTTGCGGGTGTCGATGTCGGCGATGCCGACCACGCCCTGCGCCCGCAGATACTCCGGCAGCGAATAGTCCGCCCGCCAGTTGCTCGCGAGCGGCGGCAGATCACGGATCACCAGACCGGCCGCCATGACGTTGGGGGCCTCGCAATCCTGCTCGTTGGCACCGGTGTTGCCGATATGAGGATAGGTCAGGGTGACGATCTGCTTGCTGTAGGAAGGATCGGTCAGAATCTCCTGGTAACCCGTCATGGCGGTGTTGAACACCACCTCGCCGACGGTCTGCCCATCGATGCCGATCGACACGCCCCGAAACAGCGTGCCATCCTCTAGCGCTAACAGGGCGGGCTTGCTCAAGAATACCTCCCGTCAGATGTGCAAAGCGGGAGGTCGTCTTGCGACTCCTCCCGCTTTGTAGGAACGCCTGGGCGTCCCGGATCGGCGCCGACCGCTCCGCGCTTCGGTCGACGCCGTGATTCATGCTCCGCGTGTCCGCGCCCCACCTTGGGCGCCCGGAAACCGAGGCCGCCACAAGCCCCGGTGCGCCAGACATTATACCGGCAGCGCCCTCAAGGTGTCACGTTGCCGACTCGCTCGCGCAGCCCGAGCACGTCCTGCATATCGTACAGGCCGGCCGGGCGTCCCATCAGCCAGGCCGCCGCCCGCAGCGCACCGCGCGCGAAGGTCAGGCGGCTGGAAGCTTTGTGGGTAATCTCCACGCGCTCGCCATCGGCGGCGAACATGACCGTATGCTCGCCCACGATATCGCCCGCGCGTATGGTCTCGAAGCCGATCACTTCGCGCGGCCGCGCGCCGGTCTGCCCCTCGCGCCCGTACACCGCGCATTGCGCAAGATCGCGCCCCAGCGCCTGGGCCACCACCTCCCCCATACGCAGCGCGGTACCCGACGGGGCGTCGACCTTGTGACGGTGATGGGCCTCGATGATCTCGATATCCACGTCGTCGCCCAGTACCTGCGCCGCCACCTCCAACAACTTGAAGCACAGATTCACGCCCACGCTCATATTGGGCGCAAATACGATGGCCGTATCCGCGGCCGCGGCGCGGATCTCGGCACGCGCTGCCTCGTCCAGGCCGGTGGTGCCGATCACCATGCGTCGCCCCTGGGCCCGGCAGTACGCCAGGTGCGCCAGCGTGGCCTGCGGCCCGGTGAAATCGACCAACACATCGAAGGGCGCGGCCTCGCCCAATTCGGCGACGAGCGGCACCCCCAGCCGGCCGACCCCGGCCAACTCGCCGGCGTCGGTACCGAGCAGGCTCGACCCCGCGCGCTCTGTGGCCGCCAC contains the following coding sequences:
- the rlmE gene encoding 23S rRNA (uridine(2552)-2'-O)-methyltransferase RlmE; translation: MGRSKSSHRWLREHFDDPYVKRAQQEGWRARAVYKLQELDERYGLLRPGMTVVDLGAAPGGWAQYAARRVAPQGRVIALDLLPIEPIAGVTVVQGDFREEEPYRALLDALEGRPVDLVLSDMAPNISGTKAVDQPRAIALAELALELAREVLRPGGDWVAKTFQGEGFDALVRELRQGFERVDVRKPAASRPRSPEVYLVARNSRL
- the yhbY gene encoding ribosome assembly RNA-binding protein YhbY; its protein translation is MALNEKQRQFLRGLAHSRKPVVIVGQAGVSDTVVAEIDAALNHHELIKVRVNASDREARRAMTEDIAQRTGAELVQSIGHVASFYRSSERARITLP
- the greA gene encoding transcription elongation factor GreA, yielding MNGKVPLTARGAEKLREELQRLKSVDRPNVIKAIAEARAHGDLKENAEYHAAREQQGFIEGRIAELEGKLANAQIIDVTTLNPSGKVVFGATVDLADEASGAEVTYQIVGEDEADIKAGLISVNSPIARALIGKEEGEVALVQAPGGEKEFEILAVRYV
- the carB gene encoding carbamoyl-phosphate synthase large subunit, with product MPKRTDIESILIIGAGPIVIGQACEFDYSGAQACKALRDEGYRVVLVNSNPATIMTDPELADATYIEPIDWQTVARIIERERPDAVLPTMGGQTALNCALDLARNGVLEKFGVRLIGASEQAIDKAEDRDLFRQAMKNIGLATPRSDVAHSLDEALRVQAEIGFPAIIRPSFTLGGSGGGIAYNKEEFVEICERGLDLSPTNELLIEESVLGWKEYEMEVVRDSKDNCIIVCSIENLDPMGVHTGDSITVAPAQTLTDKEYQIMRNASLAVLREIGVDTGGSNVQFAINPADGRMIIIEMNPRVSRSSALASKATGFPIAKVAAKLAVGYTLDELRNEITGGVTPASFEPSIDYVVTKVPRFTFEKFPQAEARLTTQMKSVGEVMAIGRTFQESLQKALRGLETSVDGLNEKVDPNDPEAQDRVRHELRFPGPDRLWYVADAFRLGMTMEEVHEQSSIDPWFLIHIQELVEIEQDLRGKALDALDAGEWRSLKRKGFSDRRIAQLLGVHEQKVRDARHGANVRPVFKRVDSCAAEFASTTAYMYSTYDEECEAEPTQREKIMVLGGGPNRIGQGIEFDYCCVHAALAMREDGYETIMVNCNPETVSTDYDTSDRLYFEPLTLEDVLEIVHVENPKGIIVQYGGQTPLKLARDLEKAGAPIIGTTPDSIDLAEDRERFQRMLEGEGLLQPPNRTARDPEQAVQLAEEIGYPLVVRPSYVLGGRAMEIVYNEEDLRRYMRDAVLVSNDSPVLLDRFLDDAIEVDVDAVCDGENVFIGGIMEHIEQAGVHSGDSACSLPPYGLPTTVQDELREQVAKMARALNVIGLMNTQFAIQGERIFVLEVNPRASRTVPFVSKAIGVPLAKVAARCMAGRSLPEQGLTEEVVPRYYSVKEAVFPFIKFPGVDSLLGPEMKSTGEVMGVGRTFGEAFAKALRGTGMSLPVEGRAFLSVRQADKCEIARVARDLVDVGFEIIATRGTADVLEAAGIACTRVNKVTEGRPHIVDMIKNDEISLIVNTTQGKQAIADSFTIRRNALNRKVTYATTLAGAQAMCLALKGREAADVYRLQDLHQELLG
- the carA gene encoding glutamine-hydrolyzing carbamoyl-phosphate synthase small subunit, whose translation is MSKPALLALEDGTLFRGVSIGIDGQTVGEVVFNTAMTGYQEILTDPSYSKQIVTLTYPHIGNTGANEQDCEAPNVMAAGLVIRDLPPLASNWRADYSLPEYLRAQGVVGIADIDTRKLTRLLREKGAQNGCIVAGEAVDADAALAAARAFPGLKGMDLAQQVCCQEPYPWTEGTWSLEEGVHQPRDFPHHVVAYDYGIKRNILRMLADRGCRVTVVPAKTPVADVLKLDPAGVFFSNGPGDPEPCTYAIEACAEVVDRGLPTFGICLGHQILGLACGARTVKMKTGHHGANHPVQEVDTGRVLITSQNHGFAVDEATLPANLRATHRSLFDGTLQGIHRTDRPAFSFQGHPEASPGPHDVGHLFDHFVDLIRKAAR
- the dapB gene encoding 4-hydroxy-tetrahydrodipicolinate reductase, whose protein sequence is MTRIAIAGAGGRMGRSLIEASRLFAELTVVAATERAGSSLLGTDAGELAGVGRLGVPLVAELGEAAPFDVLVDFTGPQATLAHLAYCRAQGRRMVIGTTGLDEAARAEIRAAAADTAIVFAPNMSVGVNLCFKLLEVAAQVLGDDVDIEIIEAHHRHKVDAPSGTALRMGEVVAQALGRDLAQCAVYGREGQTGARPREVIGFETIRAGDIVGEHTVMFAADGERVEITHKASSRLTFARGALRAAAWLMGRPAGLYDMQDVLGLRERVGNVTP